The Brachionichthys hirsutus isolate HB-005 chromosome 1, CSIRO-AGI_Bhir_v1, whole genome shotgun sequence genome has a window encoding:
- the LOC137895154 gene encoding stathmin-4-like: protein MTLAAYREKVRELPLVSLFCSCILPEPRDASADMKEGVVDLNLCNIRDMEVIELSKRASGQAFEVILKPPTFDGGPELKATTPPRQKPSLEEIQKKLDAAQERRKCQEAELLKHLAERREHKREVAQKAHAKERRRADGEQKHPSASQEEVQQEVQQEVRRRRGDAEMKCLDGLITTQAELDKEAILGELDAPSGLELLRLGGELEKTSKRDGEEERGGLTSDLYVRLSEAADGVIISFMWWWWGALLPCQQGRL, encoded by the exons ATGACTCTAGCAG CATACAGAGAGAAGGTGCgagagctccctctagtgtctCTCTTCTGCTCCTGCATCCTCCCGGAACCAAGAGACGCCTCAGCCGACATGAAGGAAG GCGTGGTCGACTTGAACCTTTGCAACATCCGGGACATGGAGGTGATCGAGCTGAGCAAGCGGGCGAGCGGCCAGGCCTTCGAGGTCATCCTGAAGCCGCCCACCTTCGACGGCGGCCCCGAGCTGAAGGCGACCACGCCGCCTCGCCAGAAACCGTCCCTGGAGGAGATCCAGAAGAAGCTGGACGCGgctcaggagaggaggaag tgccaggaggcggagcttctgaAGCACCTGGCTGAGAGGAGGGAGCACAAGCGTGAAGTTGCTCAGAAGGCTCACGCCAAAGAGCGCCGGCGAGCCGATGGCGAGCAGAAGCACCCGAGCGCCTCGCAGGAGGAGGTGCaacaggaggtgcagcaggaggtgaggaggaggaggggagacgcTGAGATGAA GTGTCTTGACGGCCTGATCACAACACAAGCTGAACTCGATAAGGAAGCCATTTTGGGAGAGCTTGACGCTCCGAGCGGCCTGGAGCTGCTCCGATTGGGCGGCGAGCTGGAAAAGACATCAAAAAGAGATGGGGAAGAAGAAAGGGGaggcctgacctctgacctctatgTGAGACTATCTGAGGCTGCAGACGGAGTCATCATCAGCTtcatgtggtggtggtggggggcttTGTTGCCATGCCAACAGGGCCGCCTGTGA
- the il17a/f1 gene encoding interleukin 17a/f1: protein MMMMMMMMTIAEAAAMSSQSKHSRNLKKLSDGATIQTVPLQLEPNTLVPSRSFRPLGNASISPWTYNVSHDESLFPPMVSEARCSLRGCLDKEGREDLSLESRPIMHQVLLLRRVRSPGAGSSYHYRLESRLLAVGCTCVRPVVQRQQ from the exons atgatgatgatgatgatgatgatgacgatagCAGAGGCAGCAGCCATGTCCAGTCAGTCGAAGCACTCAAGAAACCTCAAGAAATTGTCTGACGGCGCGACCATACAAACGGTCCCCCTGCAGCTTGAGCCGAACACTTTGGTTCCGTCCAGAAGCTTCCGGCCTCTGGGCAACGCCTCCATCTCCCCTTGGACCTACAA CGTCTCCCACGACGAGTCTCTGTTCCCCCCGATGGTGTCGGAGGCCCGCTGCTCGCTGCGCGGCTGCCTGGACAAGGAGGGCCGGGAGGACCTGAGCCTGGAGTCCAGACCCATCATGCaccaggtgctgctgctgcgccgcGTGAGGTCACCGGGGGCGGGGAGCAGCTACCACTACAGGCTGGAGTCCCGCCTCCTCGCTGTGGGATGCACCTGCGTCCGGCCCGTCGTCCAACGGCAGCAGTGA